In Rubrivirga marina, the following are encoded in one genomic region:
- a CDS encoding amidohydrolase family protein translates to MRVFDAHLHVVDPRFPLVANDGFVPEPFTVEDYCRRVAGLGVTGGAVVSGSFQAFDTAYLDAALPTLGPSFVGVVHLPPDVADAEVLRLDALGVRAVRFALRRGAALDVALARRVWDLAGWHAELYVDARDLPDLPLADLPRVVIDHLGLSVDGFPQLVHAVDNGAFVKATGFGRLAFDPADALRTLVAANPEAVVFGTDLPSTRAPRPFRDADLQIVRDTLDAGDADAVLYRNAAALYRPGN, encoded by the coding sequence ATGCGGGTCTTCGACGCCCACCTCCACGTCGTCGACCCGCGCTTCCCGCTCGTCGCCAACGACGGGTTCGTGCCGGAGCCGTTCACCGTCGAGGACTACTGCCGGCGCGTGGCCGGGCTCGGCGTGACGGGCGGGGCCGTCGTCTCCGGGTCGTTCCAGGCGTTCGACACGGCGTACCTCGACGCCGCGCTCCCCACGCTTGGACCGTCGTTCGTCGGCGTCGTCCACCTGCCGCCCGACGTCGCCGACGCCGAGGTGCTCCGGCTCGACGCGCTCGGCGTCCGGGCCGTCCGGTTCGCGCTCCGGCGCGGCGCGGCGCTCGACGTGGCGCTCGCGCGGCGCGTGTGGGACCTCGCCGGCTGGCACGCCGAGCTCTACGTCGACGCCCGCGACCTCCCGGACCTCCCGCTCGCGGATCTCCCGCGCGTCGTGATCGACCACCTCGGGCTGTCGGTGGACGGTTTCCCACAGCTCGTCCACGCCGTGGACAACGGCGCGTTCGTGAAAGCGACGGGCTTCGGTCGGCTCGCCTTCGACCCGGCCGACGCGCTCCGCACGTTGGTCGCCGCGAACCCCGAGGCCGTCGTGTTCGGCACGGACCTGCCGTCGACGCGAGCCCCCCGCCCGTTCCGCGACGCCGACCTCCAGATCGTCCGCGACACGCTCGACGCCGGCGACGCCGACGCCGTGCTCTACCGGAATGCCGCCGCGTTGTATCGTCCAGGGAATTAA
- a CDS encoding RsmB/NOP family class I SAM-dependent RNA methyltransferase yields MPLPDPFVDRLREIVPEGRFEAVLASFEEPPATGFHVNTMLRDEDEVLSVLEDEDVPMAAVEGVPGAYVVPADGRPALLASRPYADGHIYIQNVSSQLAPIALAPRVGDRVLDLCAAPGSKTGQLSMMVGKEGEVTAVEKARPRFYKLKANVYRQGATNVLPWMGNGAVYWRREPESFDRVLVDAPCSTEGRFRTHEPETTEYWSPRKIREMRSKQVKLLWAGIQALKPGGTLLYSTCTFAPEENEAVVAKMLNTFGDKIEIVDAGLPTSGPVAEQVTAGLTSWQGRDFPQALELTRRVLPNDVFEGFYVAKIAKRGSTVDSK; encoded by the coding sequence GTGCCGCTCCCCGATCCGTTCGTCGACCGCCTCCGCGAGATCGTCCCCGAAGGCCGGTTCGAGGCCGTCCTCGCCTCGTTCGAAGAGCCGCCCGCGACCGGCTTCCACGTCAACACGATGCTGCGGGACGAGGACGAAGTGCTCTCCGTGCTGGAGGACGAGGACGTGCCGATGGCGGCCGTCGAGGGCGTCCCCGGCGCGTATGTCGTCCCGGCCGACGGACGCCCGGCGCTGCTGGCCTCCCGGCCCTACGCCGACGGCCACATCTACATCCAGAACGTCTCGTCGCAGCTCGCGCCGATCGCCCTCGCCCCGCGCGTCGGCGACCGCGTGCTCGACCTCTGCGCCGCGCCGGGCTCCAAGACCGGCCAGCTCTCGATGATGGTCGGCAAGGAGGGCGAGGTCACGGCCGTCGAGAAGGCCCGGCCGCGGTTCTACAAGCTGAAGGCCAACGTCTACCGCCAGGGCGCGACCAACGTCCTCCCGTGGATGGGCAACGGGGCCGTCTACTGGCGCCGCGAGCCCGAGTCGTTCGACCGCGTCCTCGTCGACGCGCCGTGCTCGACGGAGGGCCGCTTCCGGACGCACGAGCCGGAGACGACGGAGTACTGGAGCCCGCGCAAGATCCGCGAGATGCGGTCGAAGCAGGTCAAGCTCCTCTGGGCCGGCATCCAGGCGCTCAAGCCGGGCGGCACGCTCCTCTACTCGACGTGCACCTTCGCGCCCGAGGAGAACGAGGCCGTCGTCGCCAAGATGCTGAACACGTTCGGCGACAAGATCGAGATCGTCGACGCGGGGCTCCCGACGTCCGGGCCGGTGGCCGAGCAGGTCACGGCCGGGCTCACGTCGTGGCAGGGCCGAGACTTCCCGCAAGCCCTCGAGCTGACGCGGCGCGTGCTCCCGAACGACGTGTTCGAGGGGTTCTACGTCGCCAAGATCGCCAAGCGCGGGAGCACCGTCGACAGCAAGTAG
- a CDS encoding endonuclease V has product MPTLDLHHAHAWDVSPTEAVAIQRELAPLVREAPLDFDAVRTVAGLDVSVRDDRVRAAVVVYDVRAKAVVDQAIWEGPTPFPYVPGLLSFREVPAILPALEQLRALPDVYMLDAQGRAHPRRFGLACHLGVLLDAPALGVAKSILVGRVEGELGEAKGSGAPLVHKGETVGVALRTRERVKPVYVSVGHRVTLRDAGRLALRLAVKYKLPQPTHLAHRLSYRGEL; this is encoded by the coding sequence GTGCCCACTCTCGACCTTCACCACGCCCACGCCTGGGACGTCTCGCCGACCGAAGCCGTCGCGATCCAGCGCGAGCTGGCGCCGCTCGTCCGCGAGGCACCGCTCGACTTCGACGCCGTGCGGACGGTCGCCGGGCTCGACGTGAGCGTCCGCGACGACCGCGTCCGGGCGGCCGTCGTGGTCTACGACGTCCGCGCGAAGGCCGTCGTGGACCAGGCGATCTGGGAGGGCCCGACGCCGTTCCCGTACGTGCCGGGGCTCCTGAGCTTCCGCGAGGTCCCGGCGATCCTGCCGGCGCTGGAGCAGCTCCGCGCGCTGCCCGACGTCTACATGCTCGACGCGCAGGGCCGCGCGCACCCGCGGCGGTTCGGGCTGGCGTGCCACCTCGGCGTGTTGCTGGACGCGCCCGCGCTCGGCGTGGCGAAGTCGATCCTGGTCGGCCGCGTCGAGGGCGAGCTGGGCGAGGCGAAGGGGAGCGGGGCGCCGCTCGTCCACAAGGGAGAGACGGTGGGCGTGGCGCTGCGGACGCGGGAGCGCGTGAAGCCGGTCTACGTGTCGGTCGGCCACCGGGTCACGCTCCGCGACGCCGGCCGGCTGGCGCTCCGGCTGGCGGTCAAGTACAAGCTCCCGCAGCCGACGCACCTCGCCCACCGCCTGAGCTACCGCGGCGAGCTGTAG
- a CDS encoding DJ-1/PfpI family protein, whose translation MRLVALALAGTLAACQAPPTGTSAEARSVEARIAEVERKGGTVRLAAFVAIDGVFNSELMAPYDVLHHTRFRDEADYVEPVVVSPDGGPVTTFEGLTVAAHYSFDAAPPADILVIPSADGSMSADLEDGAYLGYIARTAEAAEWVITVCDGAFPLAATGMLDGRVATTFPADRAALADRFPAVDVRDDVRLVVDGKYITSVGGAMSYEPAFWLVEHLWGPERVAGNAEGLVWPWDPAALPHLVVDRDSARLGAEAE comes from the coding sequence ATGCGTCTGGTCGCCCTCGCTCTCGCCGGTACGCTCGCGGCCTGCCAGGCCCCGCCCACGGGAACGAGCGCCGAGGCTCGGTCTGTCGAGGCACGGATCGCGGAGGTCGAGCGGAAGGGGGGGACCGTCCGCCTCGCGGCGTTCGTCGCCATCGACGGCGTGTTCAACAGCGAGCTCATGGCGCCCTACGACGTGCTCCACCACACGCGCTTCCGCGACGAGGCGGACTACGTCGAGCCCGTCGTCGTGTCGCCCGACGGCGGCCCGGTGACGACGTTCGAAGGCCTCACGGTCGCGGCGCACTACAGCTTCGACGCAGCACCTCCGGCCGACATCCTCGTGATCCCGAGCGCCGACGGGAGCATGAGCGCGGACCTCGAAGACGGCGCCTACCTCGGCTACATCGCCCGCACGGCCGAGGCCGCCGAGTGGGTGATCACGGTGTGCGACGGCGCGTTCCCACTCGCGGCGACCGGCATGCTCGACGGGCGCGTGGCGACCACCTTCCCCGCCGACCGGGCCGCCCTCGCCGATCGCTTTCCCGCCGTCGACGTCCGCGACGACGTGCGGCTGGTGGTCGACGGGAAGTACATCACCTCTGTGGGCGGCGCGATGAGCTACGAGCCGGCGTTCTGGCTGGTGGAGCACCTGTGGGGCCCGGAGCGAGTGGCCGGGAACGCCGAGGGCCTGGTCTGGCCGTGGGACCCGGCGGCGCTCCCCCACCTCGTCGTCGACCGCGACTCGGCCCGCCTCGGCGCCGAGGCGGAGTGA
- a CDS encoding prolyl oligopeptidase family serine peptidase — translation MRFVLAALLMAIAAHAQTTLDYDGGWTDTASGTAHVSLPTGYDAEPDRAWPLLLFLHGAGERGDSLEAVTVHGPVKERRMGRDLPFVIVSPQVPTGQRWTAGRVAAVLDDALATYRIDPARVYLTGLSMGGFGTWEAIQKMPDRFAAAVPICGGGLPLGLDAARDVPVWAFHGAMDPVVPIEMSVGMVRALRNAGGDVRFTVYPDAGHDSWTETYANPELYEWLLSHLLGD, via the coding sequence ATGCGTTTCGTCCTCGCCGCCCTCCTCATGGCAATTGCCGCCCACGCCCAGACCACGCTCGACTACGACGGCGGCTGGACCGACACCGCTTCCGGCACGGCCCACGTCTCGCTCCCCACGGGCTACGACGCCGAGCCCGATCGCGCGTGGCCGCTCCTCCTGTTCCTCCACGGTGCCGGCGAGCGCGGCGACAGCCTTGAGGCCGTCACCGTCCACGGCCCGGTCAAGGAGCGCCGGATGGGGCGCGACCTCCCGTTCGTCATCGTGTCGCCGCAGGTGCCGACGGGCCAGCGGTGGACCGCCGGCCGCGTCGCGGCGGTGCTCGACGACGCCCTCGCGACGTACCGCATCGACCCGGCCCGCGTGTACCTCACGGGCCTGTCGATGGGCGGCTTCGGCACGTGGGAGGCGATCCAGAAGATGCCGGATCGGTTCGCGGCGGCCGTCCCGATCTGCGGCGGCGGCCTCCCGCTCGGCCTCGATGCGGCGCGCGACGTGCCCGTGTGGGCGTTCCACGGGGCGATGGACCCCGTCGTGCCCATCGAGATGTCGGTCGGGATGGTCCGCGCGCTGCGGAATGCGGGCGGTGACGTCCGGTTCACGGTCTACCCTGACGCCGGCCACGATTCGTGGACCGAGACGTACGCCAACCCGGAGCTCTACGAGTGGCTCCTCAGCCACCTCCTCGGCGACTGA
- a CDS encoding diacylglycerol/lipid kinase family protein: protein MLVLYNSNAGSAAEADIEALRSVPGVDLVDCEDPDDTIDAAAEAAHSGIDLVVAAGGDGTVHLVANGLMRAGPTADTRPALGVLPLGTGNDLARTLALPLKVSPIEALDALRHAERRCLDLIRVSHDGDDDHTDYAINVCAGGFSGAVDEVLTSELKATWGPLAYLVGAVKAMPDLDAYDTQFAWDGGPAERIAAYNVVVANARTAGGGKPVAPRANPEDGLLDVVVVRAQADIARLAARVLAGDYLDDEDIVFNRVSELYVESTPGMWFNVDGELRTNVPVTFKAVPQALRVCVGPKYVRDVEVPS, encoded by the coding sequence ATGCTCGTCCTCTACAACTCGAACGCCGGCAGCGCTGCCGAGGCCGACATCGAGGCCCTCCGTTCGGTCCCGGGCGTCGACCTCGTGGACTGCGAGGACCCCGACGACACCATCGACGCGGCGGCCGAGGCGGCCCACTCCGGCATCGACCTCGTGGTGGCCGCCGGCGGCGACGGGACGGTCCACCTCGTGGCGAACGGGCTCATGCGCGCCGGCCCGACCGCCGACACGCGCCCGGCGCTCGGCGTCCTCCCGCTCGGCACCGGCAACGACCTCGCCCGGACGCTCGCGCTCCCGCTCAAGGTCTCGCCCATCGAGGCGCTCGACGCGCTCCGCCACGCCGAGCGCCGCTGCCTCGACCTCATCCGCGTCTCGCACGACGGCGACGACGACCACACCGACTACGCCATCAACGTCTGCGCCGGCGGGTTCTCGGGGGCCGTCGACGAGGTCCTGACGTCGGAGCTGAAGGCGACGTGGGGGCCGCTGGCCTACCTCGTCGGGGCGGTCAAGGCCATGCCGGACCTCGACGCCTACGACACGCAGTTCGCCTGGGACGGCGGGCCGGCCGAGCGGATCGCGGCCTACAACGTGGTCGTGGCGAACGCGCGGACGGCCGGCGGCGGCAAGCCTGTCGCGCCCCGGGCCAACCCCGAAGACGGGCTCCTCGACGTCGTGGTGGTGCGGGCGCAGGCCGACATCGCCCGCCTCGCGGCCCGCGTCCTCGCCGGCGACTACCTCGACGACGAGGACATCGTGTTCAACCGGGTCTCCGAGCTCTACGTCGAATCGACGCCCGGCATGTGGTTCAACGTCGACGGCGAGCTCCGGACCAACGTGCCGGTCACGTTCAAGGCCGTGCCCCAGGCGCTCCGCGTGTGCGTCGGGCCCAAGTATGTGAGAGACGTGGAGGTGCCGTCTTGA
- a CDS encoding mechanosensitive ion channel family protein, with translation MPLVLRLVLIALLAAPVAASQPADTSADTSAVAADSLATDSALVADSAVVDTVGGAAVETLSDSAAAELDSAAVAALSDTTASVADALGDGVDVTLLGRTLFQIYGGLGDFGPQERAARLSARLGDLAQSREIDPEALRIVDGNTLTTLQVGDVIVMTVTDDDAQALGLRRPIAATQYRERIVEAVARYREQATFRGVLWGLAYSLIALAVLVVALRLLSRLFAWLDQRTAAMRRQYLRGLKIGTLEVVGRDQVSRFGRVLVGLFRLSLSLVLVYTFLTFAFSQFAWTQQWGEGLLDAALTPLRQLGAVLVSSIDNVIAILVIVVVIRWTVQISDYLFARVASGEAELTGFHAELADPTRKIVKFILIVMGIMLIYPYTPIASNRGFQGLTVFFGLLISLGSSTAISNMVAGIVLTYTRAFRIGDRVRIGEAFGDVVEKSFLVTRIRTTKNEDISVPNANVLSNHIVNYSAMARDGSGVILHTEVTIGYDVPWPTVHQLLTQAARDTPGIEAEPPPFVLQTGLGDFSVAYQLNAYTKEVTRMARLYSDMHQHIQDRFAEAEIEILSPTYGAYREGPSTVPDVDALHDVAGRLAATAPVSDTDGADAAPDPDPPPEVPGVELPRFLTGGTDGGKAE, from the coding sequence GTGCCGCTCGTCCTCCGCCTCGTCCTGATCGCGCTTCTCGCGGCGCCCGTCGCTGCGTCCCAGCCGGCCGACACGTCGGCCGACACGTCGGCCGTGGCCGCCGACTCGCTCGCCACCGATTCGGCGCTGGTCGCCGACTCCGCCGTGGTCGACACGGTCGGCGGGGCGGCCGTCGAGACGCTCTCCGACTCCGCCGCCGCCGAACTCGACTCGGCCGCCGTCGCCGCCCTTTCCGACACGACCGCGAGCGTCGCCGACGCGCTGGGAGACGGCGTGGACGTGACGCTCCTCGGGAGGACGCTCTTCCAGATCTACGGCGGCCTCGGCGACTTCGGGCCGCAGGAGCGGGCCGCGCGGCTCTCGGCCCGCCTCGGCGACCTCGCCCAGAGCCGCGAGATCGACCCCGAGGCGCTCCGCATCGTCGACGGCAACACGCTCACGACGCTCCAGGTCGGCGACGTCATCGTGATGACCGTCACCGACGACGACGCCCAGGCCCTCGGGCTCCGCCGGCCAATCGCTGCGACGCAGTACCGCGAGCGGATCGTCGAGGCCGTCGCGCGGTACCGCGAGCAGGCCACGTTCCGGGGTGTCCTCTGGGGCCTCGCGTATTCGCTCATCGCGCTCGCCGTGCTCGTCGTCGCGCTCCGGCTGCTGAGCCGGTTGTTCGCCTGGCTCGACCAGCGGACGGCCGCGATGCGGCGGCAGTACCTCCGCGGGCTCAAGATCGGGACGCTCGAGGTCGTCGGGCGGGACCAGGTCTCACGGTTCGGGCGCGTGCTGGTCGGGCTGTTCCGCCTGTCGCTCTCGCTCGTCCTCGTCTACACGTTCCTGACGTTCGCCTTCAGCCAGTTCGCGTGGACGCAGCAGTGGGGCGAGGGGCTCCTCGACGCCGCGCTCACGCCGCTCCGACAGCTCGGCGCCGTCCTCGTCTCGTCGATCGACAACGTCATCGCGATCCTCGTGATCGTCGTCGTGATCCGGTGGACGGTCCAGATCTCGGACTACCTCTTCGCCCGCGTCGCCAGCGGCGAGGCCGAACTGACGGGGTTCCACGCCGAGCTGGCCGACCCGACGCGGAAGATCGTCAAGTTCATCCTGATCGTGATGGGCATCATGCTCATCTACCCGTACACACCGATCGCCAGCAACCGCGGCTTCCAGGGCCTGACGGTCTTTTTTGGGCTCCTCATCTCGCTGGGCTCGTCGACGGCGATCTCGAACATGGTCGCGGGGATCGTGCTGACGTACACGCGGGCGTTCCGGATCGGCGACCGCGTCCGGATCGGGGAGGCGTTCGGCGACGTGGTCGAGAAGAGCTTCCTCGTCACGCGGATCCGGACGACGAAGAACGAGGACATCTCCGTCCCCAACGCCAACGTTCTCTCGAACCACATCGTCAACTATTCGGCGATGGCGCGCGACGGGAGCGGCGTGATCCTCCACACGGAGGTCACGATCGGCTACGACGTGCCGTGGCCGACGGTCCACCAGCTGCTCACGCAGGCGGCCCGCGACACGCCGGGCATCGAGGCCGAGCCGCCGCCGTTCGTGCTCCAGACCGGGCTCGGCGACTTCTCCGTGGCCTACCAGCTCAACGCCTACACGAAGGAGGTCACGCGGATGGCGCGGCTGTACAGCGACATGCACCAGCACATCCAGGACCGGTTCGCCGAGGCCGAGATCGAGATCCTCAGCCCGACCTACGGGGCGTACCGCGAGGGGCCCTCCACGGTCCCCGACGTCGACGCGCTCCACGACGTGGCCGGCCGCCTCGCCGCGACCGCGCCCGTCTCGGACACCGACGGCGCCGACGCGGCCCCCGACCCCGATCCGCCCCCCGAGGTCCCCGGCGTCGAGCTCCCGCGGTTCCTGACGGGCGGCACGGACGGGGGCAAGGCCGAGTAG
- a CDS encoding MerR family transcriptional regulator, translating to MSEIVLRVGELAEQAGVTVRALHHYEAVGLLTPARTDAGHRRYGVREVERLQQITSLRALGLGLDQVREALDAPDFDPVAVVDRQRAALDAEAARLGALADRLDALGRLLHQRASTGAPVDPDAFLTLTRTMTDIERHYTPEQLQHLADRSEALGEDTIRAVEAEWPRLFEAVGAEMDAGTDPADSRVQTLVDRWDELVGMFTGGDPGIRQSLGNAVEADRDGASQMMGLDPDRKQALFAYAQKARDAR from the coding sequence ATGTCCGAGATCGTCCTCCGCGTCGGCGAGCTGGCGGAGCAGGCGGGCGTCACCGTCCGCGCGCTCCACCACTACGAGGCCGTCGGCCTCCTCACGCCGGCGCGCACCGACGCCGGCCACCGGCGCTACGGCGTTCGCGAGGTCGAGCGGCTCCAGCAGATCACGTCGTTGCGGGCCCTCGGCCTTGGCCTCGACCAGGTCCGCGAGGCGCTCGACGCGCCCGACTTCGACCCGGTCGCAGTCGTGGACCGCCAGCGGGCCGCGCTCGACGCCGAGGCCGCCCGCCTCGGGGCCCTCGCCGACCGTCTCGACGCCCTCGGGAGACTCCTCCACCAACGCGCCTCCACCGGTGCGCCCGTCGACCCCGACGCGTTCCTCACCCTCACCCGGACCATGACCGATATCGAACGACACTACACGCCCGAGCAGCTGCAACACCTCGCCGACCGCAGCGAGGCCCTCGGCGAAGACACGATCCGCGCCGTCGAGGCCGAATGGCCGCGCCTCTTCGAGGCGGTCGGCGCCGAGATGGATGCCGGAACTGACCCCGCCGACTCGCGCGTCCAGACGCTCGTGGATCGCTGGGACGAGCTCGTGGGGATGTTCACCGGCGGCGACCCCGGCATCCGGCAGTCCCTCGGGAATGCCGTCGAGGCCGACCGCGACGGGGCGTCGCAGATGATGGGCCTCGACCCGGACCGCAAGCAGGCGCTCTTCGCCTACGCACAGAAGGCCCGCGACGCGCGCTAA